One stretch of Candidatus Poribacteria bacterium DNA includes these proteins:
- a CDS encoding ABC transporter permease subunit: protein MLWTIVRREITANILSFRFLMGLLIYFSLIVTNLFVLTRGYEDRLQSYQTAIRENEDKIGQVTRYSEFGLTHILKCDRSPKLLSIFNEGVDKRKGNTVTVAHGYVPAVAEHHGSDNPYLNIFSSIDFTVICQVVMSLLALLFSYDAISREKEAGTLRLALSCAVPRPTLLLGKYIAGMVSISLPLVTSFVAGLLVIQFSAYVSFSSSDWGRILLIFLLSMLYVSLFFLIGLFLSTRTDRPSITLMFSMCVWVLFVLIVPNLTVLLVEHASPIQSEEPYKEQARDQWKQYEAEVKDYFEKRGVEGPLDRANFGGVGARSGVNDYDSGETVHVGGFENEEGVPFAQECYGFKENLRTQYAEKIWQIRKAYLDRNPNRQSLLTLNISRISPAAVYYNAAAILAETDLGSFWRFMEQTRQYRREWIDYLRDEKIFSSRRWFTTEFDDPIDLSRIPRFNEQSEGIGNSLQRASFDIMILAVLNMLFFMGAFISFLRYDVV, encoded by the coding sequence ATGCTTTGGACAATTGTTAGAAGAGAAATCACAGCAAATATTTTGAGTTTCAGATTCCTCATGGGGTTGCTCATCTATTTTTCCCTGATTGTGACAAATCTCTTCGTTTTGACCAGAGGTTACGAAGATAGGCTGCAAAGTTACCAAACGGCTATTCGAGAAAATGAAGATAAGATAGGTCAGGTAACGAGATACTCTGAATTCGGACTCACTCATATATTAAAGTGTGATAGAAGCCCGAAACTACTCAGCATTTTCAACGAAGGTGTAGATAAAAGAAAAGGAAATACAGTAACGGTGGCGCACGGATATGTTCCTGCCGTTGCCGAGCACCACGGCTCTGATAATCCCTATCTGAACATTTTTTCCTCTATTGACTTCACGGTAATCTGCCAAGTGGTGATGAGCCTACTCGCACTGCTTTTCTCCTACGACGCGATATCGCGAGAAAAGGAAGCCGGGACTTTGAGGTTGGCACTCTCTTGCGCGGTTCCGAGACCAACGCTGCTTCTGGGCAAATATATCGCTGGGATGGTATCTATTTCGCTTCCGCTTGTTACGAGTTTCGTCGCAGGCTTGTTAGTGATACAATTTTCCGCTTATGTCTCCTTCAGTAGTTCAGATTGGGGACGGATACTGTTAATCTTTCTGCTATCCATGCTTTACGTCTCGCTTTTTTTCCTGATAGGACTTTTTCTTTCCACTCGAACCGACCGACCTTCTATCACGCTCATGTTCTCAATGTGCGTCTGGGTGCTTTTCGTGCTTATCGTTCCAAATCTGACAGTCTTATTGGTGGAACATGCCAGTCCGATACAGTCAGAGGAACCGTATAAAGAGCAGGCACGTGACCAGTGGAAGCAATATGAAGCCGAAGTTAAAGACTATTTTGAGAAACGAGGGGTTGAGGGACCACTCGATCGCGCCAATTTTGGTGGTGTAGGTGCTCGCTCAGGTGTCAACGACTATGACAGTGGTGAGACAGTCCACGTGGGTGGTTTTGAGAACGAAGAAGGTGTACCCTTTGCCCAAGAATGTTATGGATTCAAAGAAAATCTCCGTACGCAATACGCCGAAAAGATATGGCAAATACGCAAAGCGTATCTCGACAGAAATCCGAACCGACAATCTCTATTAACACTGAACATATCCCGTATATCTCCGGCAGCGGTTTATTACAATGCCGCTGCAATTCTTGCGGAAACAGACTTGGGTAGTTTCTGGCGATTTATGGAACAGACCCGACAATATCGTCGTGAATGGATCGACTATCTAAGGGATGAAAAAATATTCTCTTCGCGCAGATGGTTTACGACTGAATTTGACGATCCCATTGACTTGAGCAGAATTCCGAGATTTAACGAACAGAGCGAAGGCATCGGCAACAGTCTGCAACGCGCATCATTCGATATTATGATACTCGCGGTATTAAACATGCTGTTCTTTATGGGCGCATTCATCTCATTCCTACGCTACGACGTTGTATAA
- a CDS encoding ABC transporter permease subunit: MIWHIAKREILDNLTRFRFALTLILVMVLMVMNAVIFVSSQYPRRIAEYSEDTNQAVESLKTKSSNLSELAVKGPGYLHKSVSPLTFIAMGEDANLPKRVEGAPSGGYGIGMTTPDFSFSYSWSANWWLQYPQHTSRKNDSLPNFTELDWTFIIGLVMSFMAILFTYDAISGERETGTLSLLMSNSVSRATVLLGKFMGAFLTILIPLFIGILLNLMIVNASRLVSLSGGEWARMGIIFVTSAVYISIFLWLGLFISSQFSNSSSSLLTLLLIWIVFVVLIPNTMGVLANGFQQVSSRSEISRIQKAKEDEIDTRHKEGDKLYRTGSPSDTPPKIEVLRMWADYLNEHADAKSSINDEHLNKQFAQVEFTQQITRLSPAAIYKYAVESLAGTGFARHKRFVQHARRYRQQFVDFIKSEDRGDNDSYHVYLVKEGLSQKPVIFNSIPKFSEQLTVGITFGGALLDLTLLVSLALLLFMGAVLVFMRIDVK; the protein is encoded by the coding sequence ATGATCTGGCACATAGCAAAACGAGAAATCCTTGATAATTTGACGCGTTTTCGATTTGCACTCACGCTGATTCTGGTAATGGTGCTGATGGTGATGAATGCCGTGATATTCGTGAGCAGTCAATATCCGCGAAGGATCGCGGAATATTCCGAAGATACCAACCAAGCCGTCGAATCGCTCAAAACGAAAAGCAGTAATTTAAGTGAGCTTGCAGTAAAGGGCCCAGGATATCTACACAAATCGGTTAGCCCATTAACTTTCATTGCAATGGGAGAGGATGCGAATTTACCCAAGCGAGTTGAAGGGGCTCCAAGTGGCGGCTATGGTATAGGTATGACGACACCTGATTTTAGTTTCAGCTACTCTTGGTCGGCAAACTGGTGGCTTCAGTACCCACAGCATACATCCCGCAAAAACGATTCGTTGCCAAACTTCACGGAATTGGATTGGACGTTCATCATCGGGTTGGTCATGAGTTTTATGGCGATTCTGTTCACTTACGATGCAATCTCTGGAGAACGTGAAACAGGCACGTTAAGCTTGCTCATGTCTAATTCCGTGTCACGCGCGACCGTGCTTCTGGGAAAATTCATGGGTGCGTTTCTCACGATCCTGATTCCGTTGTTTATTGGGATACTATTGAATTTAATGATCGTCAACGCGTCAAGATTGGTGTCCCTTAGCGGAGGCGAATGGGCGCGGATGGGGATAATCTTTGTTACTTCCGCTGTCTACATCTCAATATTTTTATGGCTTGGACTGTTCATCTCAAGCCAATTTTCTAATTCGTCAAGCAGTTTGCTGACGTTGCTGTTAATTTGGATTGTGTTTGTGGTGCTTATCCCGAACACTATGGGCGTATTGGCAAACGGTTTCCAGCAAGTGTCCTCAAGAAGCGAAATTTCTCGCATACAGAAAGCAAAAGAAGACGAAATTGATACTCGGCACAAAGAAGGAGACAAACTTTACAGAACAGGTTCGCCTTCCGACACGCCACCTAAAATTGAGGTATTAAGGATGTGGGCTGACTATCTAAACGAACATGCTGATGCCAAGAGCAGCATCAATGATGAACATCTCAATAAACAGTTCGCACAAGTTGAATTTACGCAACAAATTACGCGACTCTCCCCGGCGGCTATCTATAAATATGCTGTAGAATCTTTGGCAGGTACAGGATTCGCCAGACATAAACGATTCGTTCAACACGCGCGACGCTACAGACAGCAGTTCGTCGACTTTATTAAATCAGAAGATAGAGGAGACAACGACAGTTACCACGTTTATCTTGTAAAAGAAGGGTTATCCCAAAAACCAGTCATCTTTAATAGCATTCCTAAGTTTTCAGAACAGTTGACTGTGGGTATCACCTTCGGAGGCGCACTGTTGGATCTAACGTTGTTAGTCTCGCTCGCCCTCCTCCTATTCATGGGGGCAGTTTTAGTGTTTATGAGAATTGATGTTAAATAA
- a CDS encoding HAD family hydrolase: MDVTQIRLVIFDVGQTLLFLTPPSEEVFLARCQQLAIDVKLEDLKRGCKAGELWVAQTIMNEQQGAPRMSDEEFDMKWEYVVLETALKDRKENIEDLVNKLRNIDGPTQNWSAPPETYTVLNELQSKDLPLGIVSNFPKILPDLCRKVGIADYFDFIIASEEVGISKPDPSILQMALQRAQVKPHEAVYIGDHPFDILCAKKVPMPIIWFNKDNDPIPDGFTSYPDFQISALSEIVEIII; this comes from the coding sequence ATGGACGTAACCCAAATCAGACTCGTTATTTTTGATGTTGGACAAACACTACTGTTCTTGACCCCGCCCTCAGAAGAAGTATTTCTTGCGAGGTGTCAGCAACTTGCTATAGACGTTAAATTGGAAGACCTGAAACGAGGTTGCAAAGCGGGTGAACTATGGGTCGCCCAAACTATAATGAATGAACAACAAGGCGCGCCAAGAATGTCTGATGAAGAATTCGACATGAAATGGGAATACGTTGTTCTTGAAACGGCTTTAAAAGATCGGAAAGAAAATATCGAGGATTTAGTCAACAAACTGAGAAATATTGACGGACCCACACAAAACTGGAGCGCACCTCCAGAAACATATACGGTGCTAAATGAACTCCAATCGAAAGATCTGCCGCTTGGCATCGTTTCCAATTTTCCGAAAATATTACCTGACCTGTGTAGAAAGGTGGGAATTGCTGACTATTTTGATTTTATAATCGCTTCCGAAGAGGTTGGCATCTCAAAGCCGGACCCAAGTATTCTTCAGATGGCTTTGCAGAGAGCACAGGTTAAACCACATGAAGCGGTATATATAGGCGACCATCCGTTTGATATCCTATGTGCGAAGAAGGTGCCTATGCCAATCATCTGGTTTAACAAAGATAATGATCCGATTCCAGATGGATTTACATCTTATCCAGATTTTCAAATTAGTGCCTTATCAGAAATTGTAGAGATTATCATTTAA
- a CDS encoding phytanoyl-CoA dioxygenase family protein: MSNQGVTYKTDKIMPTWEQLAEMGRDLQFHPSTTEHPKVLTQEQLADFNRVGYIKGIPIFDEAEIGEHRQYFDALLANVLSEGGSSYSIISAHIKYGKVYDLLTHPKIVACVKDLIGEDVIGWGAHYFCKMPHDSQTVGWHQDAGYWPLTPSKTVTVWLAIDDATVENGAMRFITGSHQLGHLTPRHSEPDDNSVLGQVVEDAEQYGEPVDVELKAGEISIHTDLLLHGSNANPSPKRRCGLTLRYCTTDVQASFRWDREGVVVSGEDRSGNWGNPPRPAVD; encoded by the coding sequence ATGTCAAATCAAGGCGTAACCTACAAGACTGACAAAATCATGCCGACGTGGGAACAACTCGCTGAAATGGGGCGCGATCTCCAATTTCATCCAAGCACCACGGAGCATCCGAAGGTCCTAACCCAAGAACAGTTGGCTGATTTCAACCGCGTCGGTTATATAAAAGGCATCCCCATTTTCGATGAAGCCGAAATCGGTGAACACCGTCAATATTTTGATGCCCTATTAGCAAACGTCCTTTCAGAAGGCGGGAGTAGTTATTCGATTATCTCCGCACATATAAAATACGGGAAGGTCTATGACCTGCTCACACACCCAAAGATCGTCGCTTGTGTGAAAGACCTGATTGGTGAAGACGTTATCGGTTGGGGTGCGCACTACTTCTGCAAGATGCCCCACGATTCGCAGACCGTCGGTTGGCATCAAGATGCGGGTTACTGGCCCCTGACTCCCTCCAAGACTGTTACCGTCTGGCTCGCAATTGACGACGCAACTGTTGAAAACGGTGCGATGCGGTTTATTACAGGTTCGCATCAGCTTGGACACTTGACACCTCGACACAGCGAACCCGACGATAACAGCGTCTTGGGTCAAGTCGTTGAGGACGCTGAACAGTACGGTGAACCTGTGGATGTTGAACTCAAAGCGGGCGAAATCTCTATCCATACCGATCTACTTTTACACGGATCGAACGCCAATCCCTCACCGAAACGACGGTGCGGTCTGACTTTACGCTACTGCACCACCGATGTCCAAGCATCCTTTCGCTGGGATAGGGAAGGGGTCGTCGTGAGTGGAGAGGATAGAAGCGGGAACTGGGGAAACCCACCGCGTCCTGCTGTCGATTAA
- a CDS encoding VCBS repeat-containing protein, whose protein sequence is MEFRGHLLDNTFKSVYGLAVADINGDGQLDIIAGSIGEPIIAWYEAPHWKRHLVTDQDSGHITIAPYDLTDNGTPDLIVGSGFNRGVNAAEGYLHWLEAPVQDRQNWKSYRIADVPFIHRIALANLSGNASASAPFLIVASIRGEDGKPGEWHSPGSLWCYELSDVPRDTTSWQSHLLDDSLHINHGLSINDVDQDGRDDVLISCTEGLIWYEPPVNPMTDNWGKWIISNLECSDAFAADIDGDGINEILGIEPWHGNNLVWYKATGDLRTDPWERHLIDDTLNRGHSLAAVDVDGDGVLEIICGYNGEGTSLHLYRPADLEHNHWRKETIDNGGLGVGQMHVLDMNGNGRLDIVASGLSTGNVKWYENLP, encoded by the coding sequence GTGGAATTCAGAGGACATCTACTGGACAACACTTTCAAAAGCGTTTACGGGCTTGCCGTCGCCGATATAAATGGAGATGGGCAGCTTGACATCATCGCTGGCTCTATAGGCGAACCGATCATTGCTTGGTATGAGGCACCCCATTGGAAAAGACATCTCGTAACCGATCAAGATAGCGGACACATCACTATTGCTCCTTACGATCTGACCGATAACGGAACGCCCGATCTCATTGTGGGTAGCGGCTTCAATCGTGGTGTAAACGCTGCCGAGGGGTACCTCCACTGGCTTGAGGCACCGGTGCAAGACAGACAAAACTGGAAGAGCTACCGCATCGCCGATGTTCCGTTTATTCACCGCATTGCATTGGCGAATCTCTCTGGAAACGCGTCAGCATCTGCCCCTTTTCTCATCGTTGCCTCAATCCGCGGTGAGGATGGCAAACCCGGTGAATGGCACAGTCCGGGTTCGCTCTGGTGCTATGAGCTTTCGGATGTCCCACGAGATACAACCTCTTGGCAATCCCATCTTCTTGACGATTCCCTCCACATCAACCACGGCTTGAGTATCAACGATGTTGACCAAGATGGTCGCGATGATGTCTTAATCAGTTGCACAGAAGGATTGATCTGGTATGAACCGCCTGTTAACCCGATGACTGACAACTGGGGTAAGTGGATCATCAGCAATCTTGAGTGTAGTGATGCGTTCGCGGCGGATATTGATGGCGACGGTATCAATGAAATTTTAGGTATTGAACCGTGGCACGGGAACAACCTCGTCTGGTATAAAGCCACTGGTGATCTACGTACCGATCCGTGGGAGCGTCACCTCATTGATGATACGCTCAATCGCGGTCACTCCCTTGCTGCTGTTGATGTTGATGGCGATGGTGTATTGGAAATTATCTGTGGCTACAACGGCGAAGGCACAAGCCTTCACCTCTATCGTCCGGCGGATTTGGAGCATAACCACTGGCGTAAAGAGACGATTGACAACGGCGGCTTAGGCGTTGGACAGATGCACGTCTTAGATATGAACGGAAACGGTAGATTGGACATCGTCGCGAGCGGTCTCAGCACTGGTAATGTCAAGTGGTATGAAAACCTCCCATAG